One window from the genome of Faecalibacterium sp. HTF-F encodes:
- a CDS encoding ComEC/Rec2 family competence protein, whose product MPFAAFFVAVCLVLCIFDAARKAVLCILLGAVVGMASVLHTANRLERIRVQYAARPLVLTAEVESVSDSYYPGVVDAVLRVEKINDAKTSFRVECETLPECEAGQRVQGRFVLSVPAQQSRVGLYSDGIVLLAEPDEEKPDFKQLGQSSSFRARTHRLQQRLSAALRRRMDGKTGGVLAAMTVGDRTHLSPELRSAYRGAGLAHVLVVSGMHVSILCGEVFRLDARRKKERCYAALRLRAVWKALLALLLVGVTGFTPSVLRAAAAVWVSALGVWLYAPPDTLTSLAVAGIAMTAGSSYAVCDIGFELSFAAVLGTVAGGACIRRIRKWYSIRFRSKASAPVKRPWYFKLPERLWGLAESVCISVCASAATFPVLVLRGLSVSIWAVVSSVTVLWLIQPMMLLGLGTAFTGLVPVLAPLHGALSVLSAALTGLLDRWAVWIAAKPGAGLYFDTSYAAIVCLVLIVLCWLAFRWRLRLRVAVPCIVLTAAVSVGLGNALSRDVVHIDLVGSANAPAVVVTQNDTAVVLFRGGNSVRNAVEEQLARRGAGKIELLVDLRTKPETPCALEAEQSVLAEEMSVNTAQKQKCTPALVEVLRTRNGCLVRLTIGNRQFVTLSGRVELAQPVSARWLLASPARPEAVQYKEVLALRRYDWMTGGAAQSSSLSLRRYGGLRAE is encoded by the coding sequence GTGCCGTTTGCGGCATTTTTTGTTGCCGTTTGTCTGGTGCTGTGCATCTTTGATGCTGCCCGCAAAGCGGTGCTCTGCATCCTGCTGGGTGCTGTGGTGGGCATGGCATCGGTGCTGCACACGGCAAACCGGCTGGAGCGCATCCGCGTGCAGTATGCCGCCCGCCCGCTGGTGCTGACGGCAGAGGTGGAAAGCGTTTCGGACTCCTACTATCCCGGCGTTGTGGACGCGGTCTTGCGGGTGGAGAAGATCAATGATGCAAAGACCTCCTTCCGGGTGGAATGCGAGACTCTGCCGGAATGTGAGGCGGGGCAGCGGGTGCAGGGCAGATTTGTGCTGTCCGTTCCGGCACAGCAGAGCCGGGTCGGCCTGTATTCGGACGGCATTGTGCTGCTGGCAGAACCGGACGAGGAAAAACCGGATTTCAAACAGCTGGGGCAGAGCAGCAGCTTCCGTGCCCGCACCCACCGGCTGCAGCAAAGGCTCAGCGCAGCCCTGCGCCGCCGCATGGATGGCAAGACCGGCGGCGTGCTGGCGGCCATGACGGTGGGCGACCGGACGCATCTTTCCCCGGAGCTGCGCAGCGCCTACCGGGGCGCGGGCCTTGCCCATGTGCTGGTGGTGAGCGGAATGCATGTATCCATCCTGTGCGGTGAGGTGTTCCGCTTGGATGCACGCAGGAAGAAAGAACGCTGCTATGCGGCGCTGCGCCTGAGAGCAGTGTGGAAGGCGCTGCTTGCGTTGCTGCTGGTGGGCGTGACCGGCTTTACGCCCTCGGTGCTCCGTGCAGCGGCAGCGGTGTGGGTCAGTGCGCTGGGGGTGTGGCTGTATGCCCCGCCGGATACCCTTACCTCTCTGGCGGTGGCTGGCATCGCGATGACAGCAGGCAGCAGCTATGCCGTGTGTGATATCGGCTTTGAGCTTTCCTTTGCGGCGGTGCTGGGCACGGTGGCAGGCGGTGCGTGCATCCGCCGCATTCGGAAGTGGTACAGCATCCGTTTCCGGAGTAAAGCAAGCGCTCCGGTGAAGCGCCCATGGTATTTCAAGCTGCCGGAGCGCCTTTGGGGCCTTGCGGAAAGCGTCTGCATTTCGGTCTGTGCGTCTGCGGCGACCTTTCCGGTGCTGGTGCTGCGCGGGCTGAGCGTCAGCATCTGGGCAGTGGTCTCCAGCGTGACGGTCCTCTGGCTCATCCAGCCCATGATGCTGCTGGGTCTCGGTACGGCGTTCACCGGGCTGGTGCCCGTCCTTGCGCCGCTGCATGGTGCGCTCTCCGTACTGTCCGCAGCCTTGACCGGCCTGCTCGACCGCTGGGCCGTCTGGATAGCGGCAAAGCCGGGCGCGGGGCTCTACTTTGATACGTCCTATGCGGCCATTGTCTGTCTGGTGCTCATCGTGCTGTGCTGGCTGGCCTTCCGCTGGCGTCTGCGTCTGCGGGTGGCCGTGCCCTGCATCGTGCTGACAGCGGCGGTTTCCGTTGGGCTGGGCAATGCCCTCAGCCGGGATGTGGTGCACATCGACCTTGTGGGCAGCGCCAACGCGCCGGCAGTGGTGGTCACCCAGAACGATACCGCTGTGGTACTGTTCCGGGGCGGGAATTCGGTCCGGAATGCAGTGGAAGAACAGCTGGCTCGGCGGGGCGCGGGGAAAATCGAACTGCTGGTGGATCTGCGCACAAAACCGGAAACGCCCTGTGCGCTGGAAGCGGAACAGAGCGTTTTAGCAGAAGAAATGTCTGTGAACACCGCGCAAAAGCAAAAGTGCACGCCTGCACTCGTGGAGGTCCTGCGCACCCGGAACGGCTGCCTTGTGCGGCTGACCATCGGCAACCGGCAGTTCGTGACCCTGAGCGGCAGGGTGGAGCTGGCGCAGCCGGTCTCGGCCCGGTGGCTTCTGGCATCCCCTGCAAGGCCGGAGGCGGTACAGTATAAAGAGGTTCTGGCTCTGCGGCGGTATGATTGGATGACCGGCGGAGCAGCGCAGTCCTCGTCTCTCAGCCTGCGGCGGTATGGCGGGCTCAGAGCGGAGTGA